The following coding sequences lie in one Acidobacteriota bacterium genomic window:
- a CDS encoding DUF4252 domain-containing protein gives MRQRIVKCAVVMTAVLAAVPARAQLLQLPDMSRLSTGAVDVVDVSVDRALLGLAAAFMSGSGDEGEVKSLIASLEGIYVKSFTYDRDGAYDPSVLDGVRRQLGMGQWSRLVAAKSSADKTDVAVYLWRNGDRPGGIAVLSVEPRGITVVNIVGSIDLERLRKMQGKFGVPDLKMDR, from the coding sequence ATGCGTCAGCGAATCGTGAAGTGTGCAGTGGTGATGACCGCGGTGCTGGCAGCCGTACCGGCGCGAGCGCAGTTGCTCCAGTTGCCGGACATGTCACGGCTCTCGACGGGCGCCGTCGACGTGGTGGACGTGTCTGTCGATCGCGCGCTGCTCGGTCTGGCGGCGGCGTTCATGTCGGGCAGCGGCGATGAAGGCGAGGTCAAGTCGCTCATCGCGTCGCTCGAAGGGATCTACGTGAAGAGCTTCACGTACGACAGGGACGGTGCGTACGACCCGTCGGTCCTCGATGGCGTGCGGCGACAGCTCGGCATGGGGCAGTGGTCGCGGCTGGTCGCGGCAAAGTCGTCGGCAGACAAGACGGACGTCGCGGTCTACCTGTGGCGCAACGGCGACAGGCCCGGCGGTATCGCCGTCCTGTCAGTCGAGCCGCGCGGCATCACCGTTGTCAACATCGTCGGCTCGATCGACCTCGAGCGCCTGCGCAAGATGCAGGGCAAGTTCGGCGTACCGGACTTGAAGATGGACAGGTAG